Proteins encoded in a region of the Populus alba chromosome 13, ASM523922v2, whole genome shotgun sequence genome:
- the LOC140954455 gene encoding uncharacterized protein, translating into MNVVVGHEAVIDLKSDTKVTRLNSLPLSIPRYYFNFTDFAHILNKEKGSRLLTGEELRITLWGDIARSFDDAFLAEQDSPVIVVFAGFRVSEFRGKKPEKLLLGTLLREEAFFVIVLNERFTCKVFIVDYDLFKGWWCQSCPDCNKPLSGLPNNLRCMEHDYPTSAPVSWFRINCIVNDSQDVTNFLLSGKTAEYFFNASAHHLVFDKKFTDPFIVPPQMIEKLNKTKIFQLRFGAYKSLLSRCEIYVCNIFDDIPTEASVSPVSPIEDVDTTASITSAAGSSVTFTPLTPNLADPLNVDQTQIHTPASQQHTSP; encoded by the exons atgaatgttgttgttggCCATGAAGCTGTTATTGATCTTAAGTCTGACACCAAAGTCACTCGCCTCAATTCTCTCCCACTTTCAATTCCACGATATTACTTTAATTTCACGGATTTCGCACATATccttaacaaagaaaaaggatcaaGACTTCTCACAG gaGAGGAGCTTCGTATTACTTTATGGGGTGACATTGCTCGAAGCTTTGATGACGCTTTTTTGGCAGAACAAGATTCTCCAGTTATCGTTGTTTTTGCTGGTTTTCGTGTCTCTGAATTTAGAG GAAAAAAGCCAGAAAAGCTTCTTCTCGGGACTTTGCTGCGAGAAGAAGCTTTCTTCGTTATTGTTCTA AATGAAAGATTTACATGTAAAGTTTTCATAGTTGATTATGATCTCTTCAAGGGATGGTGGTGTCAAAGCTGTCCAGATTGCAACAAGCCACTCTCTGGACTCCCTAATAATTTACGATGCATGGAGCATGACTATCCAACCTCTGCACCAGTCTCATG GTTCAGAATTAATTGCATTGTCAACGATAGTCAAGATGTCACCAACTTTCTTCTCTCTGGCAAGACAGCTGagtattttttcaatgcttCAGCTCATCATTTGGTGTTCGACAAAAAATTCACTGACCCATTTATTGTTCCACCTCAaatgattgagaaattaaacaaaacaaaaatatttcagcTTCGATTTGGAGCATACAAATCTCTTCTTAGCAGATGTGAAATATATGTTTGCAACATCTTCGATGACATTCCAACTGAAGCATCTGTTAGCCCTGTTAGCCCCATTGAAGATGTTGACACAACAGCCTCAATAACCTCTGCTGCTGGAAGTTCCGTGACTTTCACCCCTCTAACACCAAACCTTGCAGATCCCTTGAATGTAGATCAAACTCAAATTCACACTCCAGCTTCACAGCAGCACACCTCTCCATAA
- the LOC118058115 gene encoding CRC domain-containing protein TSO1 isoform X1, producing MKDFLMQILFKDSPVFNYINNLSPIELVKSIHTVQAFNLPSFASPLSVFTSPQLSSQRDTRSFTRRDRFSEPSKPELLQSKDENSTSEGNSEAAKSTGLSVEQSECFIPGNSGKGVITKPPSEHLELAIDERKALKYGCSSSGGNMIMVPLNAITEPEMAGNLNERYQSYESERDLHKIGQTRQNEDEPGCDWVALISDVADILTLEPSFDEESAEEPKMVDPGTISFISNVLQVPQDNNNDSETSNCVGSFQHCDMGDLGIQPKEFGEQNEVDQTPSVLPSTLLDKPLVTDVSATVDVKGKNCQSISKQHKIRRRCLVFEMGAHKKKLAFESNSSSTSSQLDHNDAYKEKHASSRRTEKGKTLSALSGRGIGLHLNALTAASNGKAVKIETRASVKQEISEPPSPALNMTSVQDPAIKSIALTTVQTNFVPFDNKNKIMENAPHASMVVNEEFGISSPNMKRQKLENQGASCKRCNCKRSKCLKLYCECFAAGLYCIEPCSCLDCFNNPGHEGTVLETRGQIESRNPLAFAPKVIRNLDSASEFRETNKTPASARHKRGCNCKKSSCLKKYCECFQGGVGCSSYCRCEGCKNTFGCKSGVEEDDLKWEESKIHEDASDLNLLDIIEKGEDHPDLMPPSQNSRSPVHLQIPISAQLQGSSL from the exons atgaaagatttCCTTATGCAGATTTTGTTCAAG GATTCTCCTGTGTTTAATTACATCAACAATCTCTCGCCAATTGAGTTAGTCAAGTCCATACACACTGTTCAAGCATTCAACTTGCCATCATTTGCATCCCCACTTTCTGTATTCACTTCACCTCAGCTTAGTTCCCAGCGCGACACCAGATCATTTACTAGAAG GGACCGATTCTCAGAGCCTTCAAAACCTGAGCTCCTTCAAAGCAAAGATGAAAACAGCACAAGTGAAGGGAATTCTGAGGCTGCTAAATCAACTGGTTTGAGTGTTGAACAATCAGAATGCTTCATTCCTGGGAATTCAGGTAAAGGAGTTATTACTAAGCCACCCAGCGAGCACTTGGAATTAGCAATCGACGAGCGAAAAGCCTTGAAATATGGTTGTTCTAGCTCAGGTGGAAACATGATCATGGTGCCTCTCAATGCAATTACTGAGCCAGAGATGGCAGGCAATTTAAATGAAAGATATCAATCATATGAAAGTGAAAGGGATTTACATAAAATTGGTCAAACTAGGCAAAATGAAGATGAACCAGGATGTGATTGGGTGGCTCTGATTTCTGATGTAGCTGATATCTTGACCTTGGAGCCATCTTTTGATGAGGAATCTGCTGAGGAGCCAAAAATGGTGGATCCTGGGACcatatcttttatctcaaatgtTCTACAGGTTCCACAGGATAACAACAATGATTCAGAAACTTCCAATTGTGTAGGTTCTTTCCAGCATTGTGATATGGGAGATCTGGGAATTCAGCCAAAAGAATTTGGAGAACAGAACGAAGTAGATCAGACTCCATCTGTACTTCCTAGCACTTTACTAGATAAACCATTAGTTACTGATGTGTCTGCAACAGTTGATGTCAAGGGGAAGAACTGCCAGTCTATCAGCAAG CAGCATAAAATACGAAGGCGGTGCCTGGTTTTTGAGATGGGAgctcataaaaagaaattagcaTTTGAATCTAATAGTAGTTCAACCTCGTCACAATTAGATCATAATGATGCCTACAAGGAAAAGCATGCATCTTCTAGGAGGACAGAAAAGGGAAAGACATTATCTGCATTATCTGGAAGGGGTATTGGTTTGCACTTGAATGCTCTCACTGCTGCAAGCAATGGCAAAGCTGTCAAGATTGAGACGCGAGCTTCTGTAAAGCAAGAAATAAGTGAACCGCCTTCCCCTGCTCTGAACATGACATCTGTTCAAGATCCTGCTATTAAATCCATAGCTCTGACAACTGTGCAAACAAATTTTGTTCcttttgataacaaaaataagatcATGGAAAATGCTCCTCACGCATCAATGGTTGTGAATGAAGAGTTTGGCATAAGCAGTCCCAACATGAAGAG gCAAAAATTGGAAAATCAAGGAGCATCATGCAAGCGCTGCAATTGTAAGAGATCAAAATGCCTAAAGCT TTATTGTGAATGCTTTGCTGCTGGTCTCTATTGTATTGAGCCTTGTTCATGTCTAGATTGTTTTAACAATCCTGGTCATGAAGGCACTGTTCTGGAAACACGCGGACAGATTGAGTCTCGCAACCCTCTTGCATTTGCTCCCAAAGTGATAAGAAACTTGGATTCTGCCTCTGAATTTAGG GAGACTAACAAAACTCCAGCTTCAGCCAGGCATAAAAGAGGATGCAACTGTAAAAAATCAAGTTGCTTAAAGAAATATTGTGAATGCTTTCAG ggTGGTGTTGGTTGCTCTTCCTACTGTAGATGCGAAGGATGTAAAAACACTTTTGGTTGCAAGAGTG GAGTTGAAGAAGATGACCTGAAATGGGAGGAATCTAAAATACATGAGGATGCATCAGACCTGAATTTACTTGATATAATAGAAAAGGGTGAAGATCACCCAGATCTTATGCCACCTTCTCAAAATTCCAG GTCTCCAGTTCATCTGCAAATCCCCATTAGTGCGCAGCTCCAAGGATCTTCCCTTTGA
- the LOC118058115 gene encoding CRC domain-containing protein TSO1 isoform X2 codes for MKDFLMQILFKDSPVFNYINNLSPIELVKSIHTVQAFNLPSFASPLSVFTSPQLSSQRDTRSFTRRDRFSEPSKPELLQSKDENSTSEGNSEAAKSTGLSVEQSECFIPGNSGKGVITKPPSEHLELAIDERKALKYGCSSSGGNMIMVPLNAITEPEMAGNLNERYQSYESERDLHKIGQTRQNEDEPGCDWVALISDVADILTLEPSFDEESAEEPKMVDPGTISFISNVLQVPQDNNNDSETSNCVGSFQHCDMGDLGIQPKEFGEQNEVDQTPSVLPSTLLDKPLVTDVSATVDVKGKNCQSISKQHKIRRRCLVFEMGAHKKKLAFESNSSSTSSQLDHNDAYKEKHASSRRTEKGKTLSALSGRGIGLHLNALTAASNGKAVKIETRASVKQEISEPPSPALNMTSVQDPAIKSIALTTVQTNFVPFDNKNKIMENAPHASMVVNEEFGISSPNMKRQKLENQGASCKRCNCKRSKCLKLYCECFAAGLYCIEPCSCLDCFNNPGHEGTVLETRGQIESRNPLAFAPKVIRNLDSASEFRGGVGCSSYCRCEGCKNTFGCKSGVEEDDLKWEESKIHEDASDLNLLDIIEKGEDHPDLMPPSQNSRSPVHLQIPISAQLQGSSL; via the exons atgaaagatttCCTTATGCAGATTTTGTTCAAG GATTCTCCTGTGTTTAATTACATCAACAATCTCTCGCCAATTGAGTTAGTCAAGTCCATACACACTGTTCAAGCATTCAACTTGCCATCATTTGCATCCCCACTTTCTGTATTCACTTCACCTCAGCTTAGTTCCCAGCGCGACACCAGATCATTTACTAGAAG GGACCGATTCTCAGAGCCTTCAAAACCTGAGCTCCTTCAAAGCAAAGATGAAAACAGCACAAGTGAAGGGAATTCTGAGGCTGCTAAATCAACTGGTTTGAGTGTTGAACAATCAGAATGCTTCATTCCTGGGAATTCAGGTAAAGGAGTTATTACTAAGCCACCCAGCGAGCACTTGGAATTAGCAATCGACGAGCGAAAAGCCTTGAAATATGGTTGTTCTAGCTCAGGTGGAAACATGATCATGGTGCCTCTCAATGCAATTACTGAGCCAGAGATGGCAGGCAATTTAAATGAAAGATATCAATCATATGAAAGTGAAAGGGATTTACATAAAATTGGTCAAACTAGGCAAAATGAAGATGAACCAGGATGTGATTGGGTGGCTCTGATTTCTGATGTAGCTGATATCTTGACCTTGGAGCCATCTTTTGATGAGGAATCTGCTGAGGAGCCAAAAATGGTGGATCCTGGGACcatatcttttatctcaaatgtTCTACAGGTTCCACAGGATAACAACAATGATTCAGAAACTTCCAATTGTGTAGGTTCTTTCCAGCATTGTGATATGGGAGATCTGGGAATTCAGCCAAAAGAATTTGGAGAACAGAACGAAGTAGATCAGACTCCATCTGTACTTCCTAGCACTTTACTAGATAAACCATTAGTTACTGATGTGTCTGCAACAGTTGATGTCAAGGGGAAGAACTGCCAGTCTATCAGCAAG CAGCATAAAATACGAAGGCGGTGCCTGGTTTTTGAGATGGGAgctcataaaaagaaattagcaTTTGAATCTAATAGTAGTTCAACCTCGTCACAATTAGATCATAATGATGCCTACAAGGAAAAGCATGCATCTTCTAGGAGGACAGAAAAGGGAAAGACATTATCTGCATTATCTGGAAGGGGTATTGGTTTGCACTTGAATGCTCTCACTGCTGCAAGCAATGGCAAAGCTGTCAAGATTGAGACGCGAGCTTCTGTAAAGCAAGAAATAAGTGAACCGCCTTCCCCTGCTCTGAACATGACATCTGTTCAAGATCCTGCTATTAAATCCATAGCTCTGACAACTGTGCAAACAAATTTTGTTCcttttgataacaaaaataagatcATGGAAAATGCTCCTCACGCATCAATGGTTGTGAATGAAGAGTTTGGCATAAGCAGTCCCAACATGAAGAG gCAAAAATTGGAAAATCAAGGAGCATCATGCAAGCGCTGCAATTGTAAGAGATCAAAATGCCTAAAGCT TTATTGTGAATGCTTTGCTGCTGGTCTCTATTGTATTGAGCCTTGTTCATGTCTAGATTGTTTTAACAATCCTGGTCATGAAGGCACTGTTCTGGAAACACGCGGACAGATTGAGTCTCGCAACCCTCTTGCATTTGCTCCCAAAGTGATAAGAAACTTGGATTCTGCCTCTGAATTTAGG ggTGGTGTTGGTTGCTCTTCCTACTGTAGATGCGAAGGATGTAAAAACACTTTTGGTTGCAAGAGTG GAGTTGAAGAAGATGACCTGAAATGGGAGGAATCTAAAATACATGAGGATGCATCAGACCTGAATTTACTTGATATAATAGAAAAGGGTGAAGATCACCCAGATCTTATGCCACCTTCTCAAAATTCCAG GTCTCCAGTTCATCTGCAAATCCCCATTAGTGCGCAGCTCCAAGGATCTTCCCTTTGA